The Euphorbia lathyris chromosome 8, ddEupLath1.1, whole genome shotgun sequence genome has a window encoding:
- the LOC136202825 gene encoding cell division cycle protein 27 homolog B isoform X2 — protein MDLLNEAEAVLCPVNEPSTEVPNGAAGHYLLGLIHRYTDRRKSAIHHFKQALTIDPLLWAAYEELCVLGIAEEATSFFGETAVLCIQKQYVNHALASQNLQNSNEERNLLPAKNFSSEDVSPRHLKHVQGNNVRDIPSAATSGGSANQPPNGGPQNLPFYNTPSPMGAQLSGVAPPPLCRIGQPNGPNPSSLVTDNSTRSIINANIQAPRRKFVDEGKLRKISGRLFSDSGPRRSTRLAAETGVNSNAGATVVAGNGISNSSKFLGGSKLSSMALRSVTIRKGQSWGNENCDEGIRNETFDDSRANTMANSSSSPSVDVRSLESEGASVPVGGVMMSASRVLSGASEILGLLRSLGEGYRLSCLYRCQDALDAYMKLPHKHYNTGWVLSQVGKAYFELVDYLEADRAFSLARRASPYSLEGLDIYSTVLYHLKEDMKLSYLAQELLSTDRLAPQSWIAMGNCYSLQKDHETALKNFQRAVQLDSRFAYAHTLCGHEYVALEDFESGIKSYQSALRIDSRHYNSWYGLGMVYLQQEKFEFSEHHFRMAFQINPHSSVIMSYLGMALHALKRNAEALDMMERAILADKKNPLPMYQKASILMSLESFEEALEVLEELKEYAPRESSVYALMGKIYKRHNMHEKAMLHFGLALDLKPSATDVATIKAAIEKLHVPDEIEDCL, from the exons GTATTGCTGAGGAGGCAACTTCATTTTTTGGTGAAACAGCTGTACTTTGTATCCAAAAGCAGTATGTAAACCATGCATTAGCTTCCCAAAATTTGCAGAACTCCAATGAGGAGCGCAATTTGCTCCCAGCTAAAAACTTTAGCTCAGAAGATGTTAGTCCAAGACACTTAAAACATGTGCAGGGGAATAATGTACGAGATATTCCTTCAGCTGCAACATCAGGAGGATCTGCTAATCAACCTCCTAATGGTGGCCCTCAAAACTTACCATTTTACAATACTCCTTCACCAATGGGTGCACAG CTATCAGGTGTTGCCCCTCCGCCCCTGTGTAGAATTGGACAGCCAAATGGTCCAAATCCTAGCTCCCTTGTCACTGATAACTCTACGAGGTCAATAATAAACGCCAATATTCAAGCCCCTCGAAGAAAATTTGTTGATGAAGGGAAATTACGAAAG ATTTCTGGGAGGTTGTTTTCTGATTCTGGCCCTCGACGAAGTACAAGACTTGCTGCTGAAACAGGGGTAAATTCAAATGCAGGTGCCACTGTGGTGGCAGGAAATGGGATTAGCAACTCTTCTAAATTTCTTGGTGGTTCTAAATTGAGCTCTATGGCTCTACGTTCTGTGACAATTCGTAAAGGACAGTCATGGGGCAATGAAAATTGTGATGAAG ggaTACGCAATGAAACTTTTGATGATTCACGTGCCAATACTATGGCAAATTCTAGTTCGTCACCCTCTGTTGATGTGAGATCTTTGGAGTCTGAAGGAGCATCCGTCCCAGTTGGTGGAGTTATGATGAGTGCCTCAAGGGTCTTAAGTGGTGCTTCAGAAATATTAGGCCTTTTGAGATCTCTTGGAGAAGGCTACAGACTTTCTTGCTTGTACAGGTGCCAG GATGCATTAGATGCCTATATGAAGCTACCCCACAAACATTACAATACAGGCTGGGTACTTTCCCAG GTTGGAAAAGCGTATTTTGAATTAGTGGATTATTTGGAAGCTGACAGGGCATTCAGTCTTGCCCGTCGAGCATCGCCTTACAGTTTGGAAGGACTTGATATATATTCTACTGTTCTATAT CATTTAAAGGAGGACATGAAGTTAAGTTACTTGGCTCAGGAACTGTTATCAACTGATCGTTTAGCTCCTCAATCTTG GATTGCCATGGGAAATTGCTACAGTTTGCAAAAAGACCATGAAACTGCCTTGAAAAACTTTCAGCGGGCTGTGCAGCTTGATTCAAGATTTGCATATGCTCACACTCTCTGTGGTCATGA ATACGTAGCTTTAGAGGATTTTGAGAGTGGAATTAAGAGTTACCAGAGTGCCCTGCGGATTGATAGTAGACATTATAACTCTTGGTATGGACTTGGGATGGTGTATCTTCAGCAAGAGAAGTTCGAGTTTTCTGAGCATCACTTTCGGATGGCTTTCCAAATAAATCCACATTCTTCTGTTATCATGTCGTATCTCGGAATGGCTTTGCATGCTTTAAAG AGAAATGCAGAAGCTCTGGATATGATGGAAAGAGCAATCTTAGCTGATAAGAAGAACCCTCTCCCCATGTATCAAAAGGCCAGCATCCTCATGAGCTTGGAAAGTTTTGAAGAAGCTCTTGAAGTTCTAGAAGAGTTGAAAGAATACGCCCCTCGGGAAAGCAGTGTATATGCTTTGATGGGTAAGATATATAAGAGGCATAACATGCATGAGAAGGCAATGCTTCATTTTGGTCTTGCTCTGGATTTGAAACCATCTGCAACCGACGTTGCTACAATTAAG GCGGCCATTGAGAAGCTGCATGTACCGGATGAAATAGAAGACTGTTTGTAG